The Streptomyces uncialis genomic interval CCTTTTCGTACCGCCGTCCGTGCCCGGGGTGAGGCGGGTTCCGCCCGCCCTTCCGCGCGGTCAGGAGGGCCGATGGCCGAGATCGACGCTTCCGGTGACGACGAGCGGCCCACGGCCGCGCCGCCCGGACGAACGGGCGAACCGACCGGTATGAGGGCGGCCCGAAGCGGCGGAGGCATGGGGTGACCAGGGCACGTGGGGTGGTCGCGGTGCGGGGAGCGGGCCGGATGTGCGGGGGGACCGGGGTGGGTGATGTGCGCGAGTCGGGCGAGGGGACCGGGGTGCGCGGGGCCGGTGATGTGGCCGGAGTGGGTAGGGCGAACGGTGTGACCAAGGCGCTCGGGGCGGGTGGTGCGACCGGAGTGCCCGGGGCGGGTGGTGAGCCGGATTCCTTCGGTATCGCGGTTCCCGGGACATGGACGCGGTACGACCTGCCGGAGGACGGGACTCCCCCGGCTTGCGCGGAGATCCGGCGCGGGACGGCGGTGAGCGGGCCGGGCGGGTTGGACGGAAGAGGTAGGCCGGGTGGGGTGCCAGGCGGGCCTGGCGGGGGCCGGTCCGACGAAGGGGTCAGCGGCGCCCTGCGCATCCTGGAGGGCGCGCGGCGGCGCGGGGCGCTGTACGCGGCGGGCACCACGCCGTCGGACGGGAGCGAGCCCCTGACGGCCGGGGTGATGATCTTCAGCGTCACCCCGCCGCCCGGGAAGGCGGCTTCCGCGCACGCGCTGGCCAGGCGGTTTCCGGCGGCGGGGCGGCAGTGGGCGAGGGGCGGCGCCCGGACCTTCAGCACGGAGACACTGCCCCGGGTCGGGCCCGTCCGACGGCTGATGGGAGTGGAGGAGGGCGAGCTGGCCGACGGGGCCCCGTACCGGTTGCTGGTCATGCACACCGTGGTGCCGGTGCCGGGCTCCCGGCGGGTGCTCGTCGTGCTGTGCTTCAGCCCGGACCTGCCGCTGGTCGTGCGCGTGCACGAGCTGTTCGACACGGTGACCGCGACGTTCTCCTTCGGGTACGGGCCGCCGACGGCGACCGGCTGAGACGGGGATGCCGGCCGGGGTGCGGAGGTTGGCGGGGGTGGGGATGCTGGCCGGGGTGCGGAGGTTGGCCGGGGTGCGTGTGATCGCCGGGATGCCGGGGGCGGGGCGGAACCCTCGTCGGGGGCGGGGCTGGAGCCGGGGCGGGGATCAACGGGCCTCCTGGGCAAGGGGTCGGCCCCTCGCCTCCGACACGTGCACAACTGAAGCACGGTTCAGTATCGTCTCGGGCCGAACGCCCGTGAAATCCCTTCGGCGAACCGTTGAACCGAACCGGGCCCACCGTCCGTGTGCTCCCCGACGTGAGCCGTACGGCGCGCGTACGGCGCGGCGGGCGGACCCGGCACGGCCTGCCCGGCGGCCCGGGAATCCGGCGGAGAAGGAGACGGGGAAGATGCGAGACGCGCCCAGGAGGACGACCGCGCCTGCCACCGTTCGACGGCAGGGGAACCGGAACGGGAACACCCGGTCACTCGCCCATCGGCTGGGATCGGTACGGGGTCCCGCCGCGCGGCCGGTGGCACTGTACGGGGTGGCGCTCGGCGCCGCCCTCGCCGGACTGCTGGCGCTGCCCACGGAGGCCCACGCGCGGCCGGGCGCTCCGGCGGCCAGGGAACTGGAGCTACCGGCTGCGACAGGCCCGGGGACACGGACGGGCCTGGGACCGGGGGTCCGGACGGGCCTGGAGCCGGGGACTTGGACGGCCGCAGAACCGAGGGTGCGGACGGCCGTGGCCCCGAAGGCACAGGCAGGGGTGGAGCCGGGGGTGCGGGCCGCGGGGGTCGGCCGGATCTCCGCGCGGGCACCCGGGGCCCTACCCGCAGTCGACGAACTGAGCAAGTTCTATGTCGTCAAGGCGCCCGAGGACAACGGCGGCAGGGCCGAAACCCTGGTCGGCATCGCGGCCCGGACCCTGGGCGACGGCGACCGCGTCCAGGAGATCCTGGTGCTGAACACGGGGCGGGTGCTGCCGGACGGTGAGGTGTTCGCCGGAGCGGAACAGGTCGCGCCCGGCTTCGCCTTGCGGCTGCCCGTGGACGCGGAGGGACCCGGCGTCCGCTTCGGGGTGCTGCCCGACGGGCCAGGGGCCACCGGACCGGACGCCGGTCGGGCGGATGTCGCGCCGCACGTGCAGGTCGCGGTGGAGGGCAGGTCCGCCGGTCCGTCGACGTCCGGCGGCGACCCGGTCCCGTTCCCCGTGCTCGTCGGCGGGACGGCGGGCGTCGCGGCGCTGGCCCTGGCGGTCCTCGTCCGCCGGAACCCGGCCCCGGTGCCGGTGTCGGTGCCGCGCGGGGCGGGGGCGTCGGGGGCGGTCCTGGTCGGATCGGGCGCGGCGTGGGCCGTGGGGTCGGCGGGGGCAGTGGGTGTCGGCCGGGGGCGGGCGTCGGGGACGGGTGGGGCGTCGGGGACGGGTGGGGCGTGGGGTCCGGGAGCGGGTACGGGCCGAGCGGTTCGGGCTTCCGGGACGGGCATGTCGCGGGTGGCGCGGGGGCCGGGGAAGGGAGCGGCGGGCGCAACGCGGGGTCCGGCGGCGAACGTGGCCGGAATGGCGCGGGTGTCACGTCCCCGGTTGCCGCGGAGCATGGCGCTGGCCGTGGTGCGCCGTCGCCGGGGCGCGCTGGCCAGACAGCTCGCGGCGGACATCCGCACCCCGGTGGTGGTCCGGCACGCGCTGGAGGAGCTGATGACGGCGGGTACTCCCGACGCGCCGGTCCGCGTCCACACGGTGCTCGCGGAAGGTGACCGGCTGCGTGCCTGTGTGTCGGGTCCGCCGACCGGTACCGCGCCGGAGCCCTGGACCGTCGTCGACACCACGCACTGGCAGCGGGACGGACTGCCGCCGGCCCTCGGCCCCGCGCCGCCCGACCCGGTCCTGCCGCTGCCGCATCTGGCGCGGCTCGGGGTGGACGGCCGGGGTGCCCAGGTGATGGTCGGCCTCGGCCAGCTCGACGGCGCGCTGAGCGTGCGGGGGGATCTGCGGGTGGCACGGGACACCGTCGCGGCCCTGGCCCTCGGGCTGCTGGAACCGCCCTGGCAGAACACCGTGGTGGTGATCGTCGGCCCACCGGCGGGTGTGCTGCCCGGACAGCACGGGCTGGTACGTATCCCCTCGGTGAGCGATGTCCGCGACCGCGCCCCCGCGGAGGTCTTCGCGACGGCGGAGGATCTCGGCATCGGACCCGTCCTCGGCTCGGCCCGTTCCGGCGGGGTGACCGGCTTCCTCCTGATGCTCCAGCCCCCGGGGCCCGAGGAGGCAAGGGCGCTCACCGAACTGGCCGCGCCGCACGGCGGCTGGACGGTCCTCACGGTCGGCGACGTCCCAGGCGCCCACTGGCGCTGGTACGCGGAGCCCGGGGGCACCGTGGATCTGGGGCTGCTGGGCCTGCGGGTGACGGTCCCGGCCCACTGCCCCGCCGACGCGAGGACGGCCACGCCCGTACGGGATTCCCGTCCCAGGAATTCGAGAACACTCCCCACCGGAATCTGAACCCCACTCACCGGACCGCTACTCATTCCCGCACCGGCAAGCGGTCGAAGAACCCAGGCAATTCCATGAACGGGAAACAGGAGCAGTCATGCGGAACCCACGGAAAACGCGGAGCGCGACGGTCACGGCGGCCGGGACGGCGACCGCTCTCGCCCTGCTGAGCGCTTGCGGGAGCGGCCAGGGCGAGCCGGGTTCGGTGCGGTCGACGGTCGCCGCGTCGCCCGGGACGGCGGAGAGGGATACGGCGTCCCCGGACGCGGGGAGCGGACCGTCGGCGGCGGGGAAGCTGGGTGTGCGGACGGGCGGGGCACTCGGGAAGGTGGTGACGGACAGCGAGGGCCGCACGCTGTACCGCTTCGACAACGACGCCGCGAGGCCGTCCAACTCCACGTGCGACGGCGGCTGCGCGCAGATGTGGCCCCCGGTCCTCGCCACGGGCGCCCGGGCGGCGCGGGGCATGGACCCGGCCCTGCTCGGCGAGGTGACCCGCGCCGACGGTTCCCAGCAGCTCACGCTGGACGGCTGGCCGCTGTACCGCTTCGCCGAGGACACGGCGCCCGGCCGGGCCAAGGGGCAGGGGGTGGGCGGCACCTGGTTCGCGGCGGCCCCGGACGGCACGAAGGCCGGCGCCCCGGCCCCGGCGCCCGTCGAGCCCCTGCCCGCGCTGTCGACACGTGACGACGCGAAGCTGGGCGAGATCGTCAGGGACGCCGAGGGCCGCACGCTGTACCGCTTCACCAAGGACAGGGCCTCGCCGAAGAAGCCCGCTTGCGCGGACTCCTGCCTCAAGAAGTGGAAGCCCGCGAAAATGCTGGCAAGGGCGGCGTTGAAGAACGCGAAGGATATCGATCCGAAGCTCATCATTCCGTACCGGCGCCCGGACGACGGCGGGGTACAACTCACCATCGACGGCTGGCCGCTCTATTGGTTCACCGGCGACCTGAATCCGGGTGACACGAATGGCCAGGGCGTGGGCGGAACATGGTTCGCGATACGAAAGACCGGCAACCTGGCGAAGTAGCCCTGGGGGCCCCTCGCGGTACTCGTTCAGGTCGCCCGTCCAGTACAGGTCGCCTTCGCTCGCGCCCCTGGGTCTCCTGTGCGGGGCGTACTTGTCCCGGTGCCGTCGCTCGTGGGGTGCGCAGTTCCCCGCAGGTCGCCTTCGCTTGCGCTTCCCAGGTCTGTCCGGCTGGGCGCACTTGTCCCTGTGCGGGTCGCTCGTGGGGTGCGCAGTTCCCCGCGCCCCTTTGGGGGCGCCCCCTGATGTTGTTCTTCACACTCCTCCCCGTGCAGTCGCAGGACTCGCGTAAGGGGGTGGGCGGGAATCTCTGCCCGCAGACTCCGACGCCACCAGTACGGCCACTGGACGTCGTACCGAGCGCGTTGAGCGAGGACGGAGAATCCCGACCGGCACCGACCCGAAGAACAAACCGGATGCGCCCCAAAGGGGCGCGGGGAACTGCGCGAAACCACCGAACGACCTGCACAGAAACGAAGTACGCCCAGCACAGGAAACCTCGGAAGCGCAAGCGAAGGCGACCACAGCGGACCCCGTCGCCCTCCCTTCCCCGTGGCGGCAGCGAACGGCACGGCGGACGCGGACCCGGCGGCCGACCCGAGCGCGACTCCCGCCCCGGCCGCCGCACCCAGCGCGCTTCTGCGGTTCATGACGTGGCTCGGCCGCAGTGCGGAACTGTTGCACGGGGACACGAAGGAATCGCGCCGGCGCCGAATCCGGACCGACCCGCCGGACATCCTGCTCACCACCCCGGAGTCGCTGGAGGCCATGCTCATCGGGGTGAAGACCGACCACGCCCAACTGCTCGGCGGTGTATGGGCGGTCGTGGTGGACGAGGTGCACGCCTTCGCCGGGGACGACCGCGGCTGGCATCTGCTGGCCGTACTGGAGCGGCTGGAACGGGTCACGGGACGCCCCATCCAGCGGATCGGACTCTCCGCCACCGTCGGCAACCCCGAGCGGCAGATGACCTGGCTGCAGGGGGCGGGCGCGGGGAAGCGTCCGGGCCGGGCCATCGCCCCCGGCCTCGCCGGTCCGGGCGACGCCGGAGGGACCGCCGCGCCGCCCCCGGGCAAGGTGGAACCGCACCGTCGCCTCGTTCCTCCAGCGCATCGGTGGACCGGAAGGCGGCCGGGCAGTACGCGCAACTGTCTGCTGCTCGCCACCACGAAGGACACCCTGCTCCAAGCCGCCGCGCTGCTGCTCCGGGGCCGGGGCTGGGTCGAGGCGGTGACACCGCCGCCCGAGCCCCGCCACCTCGTGGCGCAGCAGCTCCTGGCGGCGACCTTGCAGGAGCACCGGGTGGGCGACCAGCTGTGGCCCGCGCAGTTCACGGTGCTGGCGGGCCGCAAGGAGATCGGGCAGACCGCCCCTTCCGTCCTGACCGAGGAACGGCCGGGTCCCCGGGGGCTGCTGCTCGGCGGGCGGAGCTGGCAGGTGACGTTCGTCGACTGGGGCCGCAAGCGCGTCTTCGTCGAGCCGGCCGACGGCGGCGGGGTCGCCAAGTGGACGAGCGGATCGGTGGCCGGACTGTCTCACACCCTGGCCCGGGCCATGCGCGAGGTGCTCCTCGGGGCGGACCCGCCGGTGTCGCTCACCGGCTGGGCCCGGGCGGGCCTGGAGCAGTGGCGCGACGAGGACGCTCCTGAGACGGTCCATCCCGGCGGGAGCCTGGTCACCCGCCACGGAACCGATGTGCGCTGGTGGACCTGGGCGGGCCATCGTGCGAACGCGACCCTCGCGGCGACACTCCCGTCCGTCTCGGACCCGGTCCAGCGGCCGACCGACTGCTGGGTGCGTCTGCGCGAGGACGCGACCCCCGAGCTGTGGCGCGCGGCCCGTGAAGGGGCCGAGGGAGGCAACGCTCTGGTGCTCCCGGACGTCGACCCGCGCGCGGTGCGGGGGCTGAAGTTCTCGGCGGCCCTCTCCCAGCGGCTCGCGGTGTCCACGCTCGCCGCCAGGCTCGCCGACTTCGAAGGAGTACGGGCGGCGCTCGCCGAGCCGGTGCGGTTCGAGAGCCGCTGACCGCTCCGGGACCCGCCGCGGGCAGCCCCCGGCCGACGGCCCGGCGTCGAGGACTGGTTCTAGAATGACGGGAACCTACTCAGCGGCCCGACAGGCTTCCGCTCCACCCCGGTGGACTTCGAGGACACGCCCCCACCCGCACGAGTCACTTCGTGCTGCCTGGGGGCGATCTCTTGCTGTTCCGTGAGTCCGCGACGTCCATCGCGGGACGTACCCGCCTCGAAGGACGACTCGCGGAGCTCCTCACCGAGAACTTCCTGCACAAGCACCGCCACCGGCCGCACCCTTCGGAGGTACGTTCCTGGGAGCGCAGCATCCCGGCGCTCACCAACGCGCTGGTCGAGGCCGGGCTCGGTGAGGTCGAGATGCTGCTGGAGTACGCCCTGCCCCTGACCAGCAAGCGGGCGGACGTGATACTCGCCGGGGTGCATCCGGTCACGGGCGGTCCGTCGTACGTGGTGGTGGAGCTCAAGCAGTGGAGCGAGGCGCATCCGGAGGAGGATGATCCGCTGCGGTGCCGGATCGACGCGTACCCCGAGCCCGTCCTCAACCCCATCGAGCAGGTGCGGGGCTACTGCGACTACCTCCTGTCGTTCAACGGCGCGCTGGAGCACGTTCCCGAGTCGGTGGCCGGGGTGGCGTACCTGCACAACGCGACCGAGTTCGGAGTGACGGGGCTGCGCCTTGTCACGGAGGACCACCGGGGGCGGATGTATACCGGCGAGCAGCGTGGGGCCTTCCTGGACTATCTGCGCTCGCTGCTGGCGCCGAAGGCGGGGGCCGACGCGGCCGACGCGTTGCTCCAGGGCAAGGTCCGCCCGTCCCGGCAGCTGATGGCGGTCGCCGCCGAGGAGGTGCGCGACCGGGAACAGTTCGTCCTGCTGGCCGACCAGCGGCTCGCCTACGCGACGGTGATGTCGGCCGTCCAGAAGGCGCGGCGGTCCGACCACAAGGAAGTGGTGGTGGTGGCCGGCGGACCGGGTTCCGGCAAGAGCGTGATCGCGCTGTCCCTGCTCGGAGAGCTGTACCGGCGGGGGGTGCCCGCCCTGCACGCGACGGGATCGCAGTCGTTCACCAAGACGATGCGCAAGGTCGCCGGGGCCCGGAAGCCCGAGGTCCAGCGGCTCTTCCGTTACTTCAACAGCTTCATGGAGGCGGAGCCCAACGACCTCGACGTGCTCGTCTGCGACGAGGCCCACCGGCTGCGCAAGACCTCCGTCAACCGCTACACCAAGGCCGAGCTGCGCACCGGCCGTCCGCAGGTGGCGGAGCTGATGGACGCTGCCCGGGTGCCGGTGTTCCTGCTGGACCAGCACCAGGTGGTGCGTCCTGGCGAGATGGGAACGGTGGAGCAGATCGAGGAGGCCGCCGCGGCGAAAGAGCTGAAGTGCACGGTCGTGCGTCTGGACAGCCAGTTCCGGTGCGGTGGCAGCGACGCGTATCTGGCGTGGGTCACGGGCCTGCTGGGCCTGGAGGGCGACGGGCCCGTCCTCTGGGAGCCGGACGGCAAGGTGGGGCTGCTGACCGTGGACGGCCCGCGGGAACTCGAGGAGTTCCTCGTCGCACGACGGGCCGAGGGCTACGGGGCCAGGATGTCGGCGGGTTACTGCTGGAAATGGACGACGAAGATCACTCCGGACATGACGGCACTGCCCGCCGACGTGGTCATCGGCGACTGGGCCAGGCCATGGAACCTGTACGGGGACCGCGCCTTGCTCGGTGCGCCACCCGCTCCCCTGTGGGCCACCGATCCCGCAGGTTTCGGACAGGTGGGGTGCGTGTACACCGCGCAGGGCTTCGAGTACGACTGGTCCGGCGTGATCATGGGCCCGGATCTGGTCTGGCGGACCGACCGCTGGGTCGTGGACCGCACCGCGTCCAAGGACCCCTCCTTCACCAAGGCGACCCCGGACGAGGACATCGACCGGCTGGTCCGCAACACCTACAAGGTACTGCTGACCCGGGGCATGATCGGAACGATCGTCTACTCGACCGACCCGGAGACCCGCGAGAAGCTCCGCTCGCTGATCCCTCCGGCCGGGTAAGCACCCGGCCGCGCAGGCCACCGGCCCTCCGATGGGGGCCGACGGGAGTGCCGTCCGGGGCCGGCGGATGAGCTGCGGACCGGAGTTGTCCCCTCAACCGCAACTTTCCCTTGCGGTATCGTGAGTTCACGCTGCGCACCTTCCCGGA includes:
- a CDS encoding SCO0930 family lipoprotein, with translation MRNPRKTRSATVTAAGTATALALLSACGSGQGEPGSVRSTVAASPGTAERDTASPDAGSGPSAAGKLGVRTGGALGKVVTDSEGRTLYRFDNDAARPSNSTCDGGCAQMWPPVLATGARAARGMDPALLGEVTRADGSQQLTLDGWPLYRFAEDTAPGRAKGQGVGGTWFAAAPDGTKAGAPAPAPVEPLPALSTRDDAKLGEIVRDAEGRTLYRFTKDRASPKKPACADSCLKKWKPAKMLARAALKNAKDIDPKLIIPYRRPDDGGVQLTIDGWPLYWFTGDLNPGDTNGQGVGGTWFAIRKTGNLAK
- a CDS encoding DEAD/DEAH box helicase; amino-acid sequence: MAAANGTADADPAADPSATPAPAAAPSALLRFMTWLGRSAELLHGDTKESRRRRIRTDPPDILLTTPESLEAMLIGVKTDHAQLLGGVWAVVVDEVHAFAGDDRGWHLLAVLERLERVTGRPIQRIGLSATVGNPERQMTWLQGAGAGKRPGRAIAPGLAGPGDAGGTAAPPPGKVEPHRRLVPPAHRWTGRRPGSTRNCLLLATTKDTLLQAAALLLRGRGWVEAVTPPPEPRHLVAQQLLAATLQEHRVGDQLWPAQFTVLAGRKEIGQTAPSVLTEERPGPRGLLLGGRSWQVTFVDWGRKRVFVEPADGGGVAKWTSGSVAGLSHTLARAMREVLLGADPPVSLTGWARAGLEQWRDEDAPETVHPGGSLVTRHGTDVRWWTWAGHRANATLAATLPSVSDPVQRPTDCWVRLREDATPELWRAAREGAEGGNALVLPDVDPRAVRGLKFSAALSQRLAVSTLAARLADFEGVRAALAEPVRFESR
- a CDS encoding DUF2075 domain-containing protein, whose translation is MLFRESATSIAGRTRLEGRLAELLTENFLHKHRHRPHPSEVRSWERSIPALTNALVEAGLGEVEMLLEYALPLTSKRADVILAGVHPVTGGPSYVVVELKQWSEAHPEEDDPLRCRIDAYPEPVLNPIEQVRGYCDYLLSFNGALEHVPESVAGVAYLHNATEFGVTGLRLVTEDHRGRMYTGEQRGAFLDYLRSLLAPKAGADAADALLQGKVRPSRQLMAVAAEEVRDREQFVLLADQRLAYATVMSAVQKARRSDHKEVVVVAGGPGSGKSVIALSLLGELYRRGVPALHATGSQSFTKTMRKVAGARKPEVQRLFRYFNSFMEAEPNDLDVLVCDEAHRLRKTSVNRYTKAELRTGRPQVAELMDAARVPVFLLDQHQVVRPGEMGTVEQIEEAAAAKELKCTVVRLDSQFRCGGSDAYLAWVTGLLGLEGDGPVLWEPDGKVGLLTVDGPRELEEFLVARRAEGYGARMSAGYCWKWTTKITPDMTALPADVVIGDWARPWNLYGDRALLGAPPAPLWATDPAGFGQVGCVYTAQGFEYDWSGVIMGPDLVWRTDRWVVDRTASKDPSFTKATPDEDIDRLVRNTYKVLLTRGMIGTIVYSTDPETREKLRSLIPPAG